One window of Anaerolineales bacterium genomic DNA carries:
- a CDS encoding FtsX-like permease family protein: MSVIWHKIWFDIWHNKTRTFLAVLSIAAGVFAVGSMFGMSDMLLTTMNESHRAVRATHINVGLYAPIDRETILSLRDVPGVEDVEPYNAVSILYKLKSEDEWRQGVIQMRDDYDAQKYELLQLRGGEWPDGKNDLSVERMAAQFLNVGVGDSVIIKIGDKERVFPITGLIRHPFVPPPQFMDLAFFFMSAEGMQRFGIQPGTFNNFYARVTPYSAEYAKQVATAMKEKLAKQDINVMGFSYEDPDEHWGRMYFDSVTQIQKLLALICLAISAILVFNTISNLITQQTNQIGILKAIGGKTTSIVGMYLINALVYGMLAFVIAFPLGMVVAYSMTKTFLNLFNIDFEQFQISKSAVVLQALSAILAPLLAGLPPILKGAAITVRQAIASYGIAGWYRAGRLVRFVESIGERLLPSHYATALGNMLRHRGRLIMTQLVLIAAGVSFLMVMSLNSSLDLTLDNFYGRMRFDTTIQFEQNERADRAIQLAKSIPGVEEAEIRFIQQANLFVEGQLVKEAGLSSTIRSNSAGSDFFEPMIIAGRWFEPGDGRAVVIPREMAEDNNIEVGDIVTIDIGTLGSEHWQVIGLYEPVFAGGFTSVILFAPEETLFKISKKHNQAAWIVVRTTEHDGAFTAEVTKNLKETYERHSMKVSSSQTQADARATNEWSFSIVTSMLLALSVIVAIVGAIALMGVLSIGVIERTKEIGVLRAVGARSRTILGIFVMEGVLQGVISWIVAAPISILVSPVVARMMGNIMFGATLDYQYNWAAVLDWLGMIVLISILASIMPARGATRISVRESLAYA; this comes from the coding sequence ATGAGTGTCATCTGGCACAAGATCTGGTTCGATATCTGGCACAATAAAACGCGCACATTCCTTGCCGTGTTGAGCATTGCCGCGGGCGTATTCGCGGTCGGGTCGATGTTCGGAATGAGCGACATGCTCCTGACGACCATGAACGAATCGCACCGGGCTGTTCGCGCCACACACATCAATGTGGGATTGTACGCCCCGATCGACCGCGAAACGATCCTCAGCCTGCGCGATGTGCCGGGAGTTGAAGATGTGGAGCCGTACAATGCCGTTTCCATTCTTTATAAACTTAAATCGGAAGATGAATGGCGGCAGGGTGTGATCCAAATGCGCGATGACTACGACGCGCAAAAATACGAACTGCTCCAACTGCGCGGCGGGGAGTGGCCCGACGGGAAAAATGATTTGAGCGTGGAGCGCATGGCGGCGCAATTTCTGAATGTCGGGGTCGGCGATTCGGTCATCATCAAGATCGGCGACAAGGAACGCGTCTTTCCCATAACGGGTCTGATCCGCCATCCTTTTGTCCCCCCGCCTCAGTTCATGGACCTGGCATTCTTCTTCATGAGCGCGGAGGGGATGCAGCGTTTCGGCATTCAACCAGGCACGTTCAATAACTTTTATGCGCGCGTCACACCCTACAGCGCGGAGTATGCAAAACAGGTCGCCACGGCGATGAAGGAAAAACTGGCTAAGCAGGACATCAATGTAATGGGTTTCAGTTATGAAGATCCCGATGAACATTGGGGGCGGATGTACTTCGACTCGGTGACCCAGATACAAAAACTGCTTGCGCTCATCTGCCTGGCGATCAGCGCCATCCTGGTCTTTAACACGATCTCGAACCTGATCACGCAGCAAACGAATCAGATCGGCATCCTGAAAGCCATCGGGGGAAAAACGACTTCGATCGTCGGCATGTATCTGATCAACGCGCTGGTGTACGGCATGCTGGCATTCGTCATTGCATTCCCTTTGGGGATGGTGGTGGCTTACTCAATGACGAAGACCTTCCTCAACCTGTTCAATATTGATTTCGAACAGTTCCAGATTTCCAAGAGTGCGGTCGTTCTGCAGGCGTTGTCTGCCATTCTGGCGCCCCTGCTCGCGGGATTGCCTCCCATTTTAAAAGGCGCGGCGATCACCGTCAGGCAGGCAATTGCAAGCTACGGGATCGCCGGTTGGTATCGCGCAGGGAGGCTGGTCCGCTTTGTGGAGTCCATCGGTGAACGGCTTTTACCTTCGCACTATGCGACGGCGCTTGGAAACATGCTCCGTCATCGTGGGCGGTTGATCATGACCCAATTGGTGTTGATCGCGGCGGGTGTATCTTTTCTCATGGTGATGAGTCTCAACTCGTCACTAGACCTGACCCTTGATAATTTTTACGGACGAATGCGTTTCGATACAACCATCCAGTTCGAACAGAACGAGAGGGCGGACCGCGCCATCCAATTGGCAAAGTCGATCCCCGGCGTGGAGGAAGCGGAGATCCGTTTCATCCAGCAGGCGAATCTATTTGTCGAGGGTCAACTTGTCAAAGAAGCGGGCCTGAGTTCAACCATCCGCAGTAATTCCGCGGGGAGCGACTTCTTTGAACCAATGATTATCGCAGGTCGCTGGTTTGAGCCGGGAGATGGCCGGGCGGTGGTCATCCCCCGCGAGATGGCGGAGGATAACAATATTGAAGTGGGCGATATTGTAACGATCGACATTGGCACATTAGGCAGTGAACACTGGCAGGTGATCGGGTTGTATGAGCCGGTATTTGCCGGCGGATTTACATCGGTGATCCTCTTTGCTCCAGAGGAGACCCTCTTCAAGATCAGCAAGAAACACAATCAGGCGGCATGGATCGTCGTCCGCACGACCGAACATGATGGCGCGTTCACAGCAGAGGTGACCAAAAACTTGAAGGAGACCTACGAGCGACACAGCATGAAGGTTTCCTCCAGCCAGACTCAAGCAGATGCGCGCGCGACCAACGAGTGGTCGTTCAGTATCGTCACGTCGATGCTGCTGGCGCTGTCGGTCATTGTTGCCATTGTCGGCGCGATCGCCCTGATGGGGGTACTTTCCATCGGCGTGATCGAACGAACAAAGGAGATCGGCGTCTTGCGCGCCGTTGGGGCGCGGTCCCGCACCATTCTTGGAATCTTTGTGATGGAAGGTGTCCTGCAGGGTGTGATCAGTTGGATTGTGGCGGCACCCATATCCATTCTGGTCAGCCCGGTTGTAGCGCGCATGATGGGCAACATCATGTTCGGCGCGACGCTGGATTATCAATATAACTGGGCGGCAGTTTTAGACTGGCTCGGGATGATCGTTTTGATCTCGATCCTCGCTTCCATCATGCCCGCGCGTGGAGCGACCCGGATCAGCGTGCGGGAAAGTCTGGCGTACGCATAA
- a CDS encoding ATP-binding cassette domain-containing protein: MSILTDRINLEPSSDANPPMVDLREVDKFYQSPAGDYHALKSVDLQINAGEFVSIIGKSGSGKSTLLNMITGIDRPTTGEVYVHGSAIHDMNENQLAGWRGENLGIIFQFFQLLPALSLKQNVILPMDLAGKYRARERRERAEHLLEIVGLEEHMHKLPSMVSGGQQQRAAMARALANDPPILIADEPTGNLDSKTAATLFDLFNRLVADGKTVIIVTHDSSLARHAHRTALIADGEIVNEYIAKALPTLTSQQLLLATHKLRSRIYEPGAMILTEGKNSDAFYVISKGTVDVILPRENQSDVVVVQLGPGKYFGEMEFFHERRSRASVRACPACPVEVLALDYDSLGAILNESEPTREALHLAADRHEDENVGMRKPKR; encoded by the coding sequence ATGTCCATTCTGACCGATCGTATAAACCTCGAGCCTTCGAGCGATGCGAATCCGCCCATGGTGGACTTGCGTGAGGTTGACAAGTTCTACCAAAGTCCCGCCGGTGATTACCATGCCCTGAAATCCGTCGACCTGCAGATCAATGCCGGAGAGTTCGTGAGCATCATCGGCAAATCCGGAAGCGGAAAGAGCACCCTGCTCAACATGATCACCGGCATCGACCGCCCCACAACAGGCGAGGTCTATGTGCATGGAAGCGCAATTCACGATATGAATGAGAATCAACTGGCGGGTTGGCGGGGAGAGAATTTGGGCATTATTTTCCAATTTTTCCAATTACTTCCCGCGCTCAGCCTCAAGCAAAATGTGATCCTACCCATGGACCTGGCTGGGAAATATAGAGCGCGCGAACGGCGTGAACGCGCGGAGCATCTTCTGGAGATCGTCGGTCTCGAGGAACACATGCATAAATTGCCAAGCATGGTTTCCGGCGGTCAGCAACAGCGGGCGGCCATGGCGCGCGCGCTGGCAAACGACCCGCCCATCCTGATCGCCGACGAACCGACGGGCAACCTTGATTCCAAGACGGCCGCAACCTTGTTCGACCTTTTCAATCGACTGGTGGCGGATGGCAAGACCGTCATCATCGTCACACACGACAGCAGCCTTGCCAGGCATGCACACCGCACTGCACTGATCGCGGACGGTGAGATCGTCAATGAATACATTGCCAAGGCGCTGCCAACCCTTACATCCCAACAGCTTCTCCTCGCCACGCACAAATTGAGATCCCGCATCTATGAACCCGGGGCGATGATCCTCACCGAGGGGAAGAACAGCGACGCGTTCTACGTCATTTCCAAGGGCACGGTGGATGTGATCCTGCCGCGCGAAAATCAATCGGATGTCGTTGTGGTTCAACTGGGTCCTGGAAAATATTTCGGTGAAATGGAATTCTTTCATGAACGGCGCAGCCGCGCTTCCGTTCGCGCCTGTCCCGCGTGCCCGGTCGAGGTGCTTGCTCTCGACTATGACTCGCTCGGCGCCATTTTAAATGAATCCGAACCGACGCGTGAAGCGCTGCACCTTGCTGCCGATCGCCACGAGGATGAAAATGTCGGAATGCGGAAACCAAAGAGATAG
- a CDS encoding superoxide dismutase → MKILALEHELDDATAGGFQQYAKDEARKVWELVQAGVVRESYFRADRSEAVLVLECQTTDEAREVLSTLPFVRNKLITFELIPLKAYTGFERLFV, encoded by the coding sequence ATGAAGATCCTTGCGCTCGAACACGAACTCGATGATGCAACAGCCGGGGGGTTCCAGCAATATGCCAAAGACGAGGCGAGAAAGGTCTGGGAGTTGGTTCAGGCTGGAGTGGTCCGCGAATCATACTTCCGCGCGGATCGAAGCGAGGCGGTTTTGGTGTTGGAATGTCAAACCACGGATGAAGCGCGGGAGGTGTTATCCACGTTGCCGTTCGTCCGGAATAAGTTGATCACATTCGAGTTGATTCCCTTGAAAGCTTATACCGGCTTCGAGAGATTGTTTGTGTAA
- a CDS encoding DUF2807 domain-containing protein produces MSQPRSIFGPLFLIGAGVIWLLVRSEYIPASNLWALTYIWPYLIIAAGVGLILRSFWKYSSILMDVLVIGGILLAINFAPNLGWNTPSLPYFAGNDGFYFGPSDPGSGNVVTESREVGDFTTIELDYPARVTVTQGDSASVTIEAEDNILPGLRTRVQNEALKIYYDAEDGKHVNPTRVVKITIVVTELHEVDFDSAGEITISGIQTDELDISLSGAGNLKVNDLDAVKFSVDLSGAGSMTASGKADNFELDLSGFGSFTGKDLQTQTADVNLSGAGSATVWVEDELDATISGAGSVNYFGSPSVSKQINGVGTVSKSGDK; encoded by the coding sequence ATGTCTCAACCTCGATCGATATTCGGTCCATTGTTCCTCATCGGCGCAGGCGTGATCTGGTTGTTGGTCAGATCGGAGTACATTCCCGCCTCGAATTTGTGGGCGTTGACCTACATCTGGCCCTATTTGATCATCGCGGCGGGCGTGGGATTGATCTTGCGATCCTTTTGGAAATACAGCTCCATCCTGATGGACGTGCTGGTCATCGGAGGCATCCTGCTGGCTATCAACTTTGCGCCAAACCTTGGATGGAACACACCCTCCCTGCCGTACTTTGCAGGCAATGACGGTTTTTATTTCGGTCCCAGTGACCCCGGCTCTGGGAACGTGGTTACCGAGTCGCGTGAAGTCGGCGATTTCACAACCATCGAGTTGGACTATCCGGCCCGGGTCACGGTCACCCAGGGCGATTCCGCATCGGTCACGATCGAGGCGGAAGACAACATCCTGCCGGGTTTGCGGACGAGGGTCCAGAATGAAGCGCTAAAGATTTATTATGACGCGGAAGACGGGAAGCACGTCAACCCGACCAGGGTCGTCAAGATCACGATCGTCGTCACCGAACTTCATGAAGTGGATTTCGATAGCGCGGGCGAGATTACCATCAGCGGCATCCAGACCGACGAATTGGATATTTCGCTCAGCGGCGCCGGGAATCTCAAGGTGAATGATCTCGATGCGGTGAAATTTTCCGTTGACTTGAGCGGAGCCGGGAGCATGACTGCCTCTGGGAAAGCGGATAATTTCGAACTGGACCTGAGCGGCTTCGGCAGTTTCACCGGCAAGGATTTGCAAACCCAAACGGCAGATGTCAACCTAAGCGGGGCTGGAAGCGCCACAGTTTGGGTGGAGGATGAACTCGACGCGACGATCTCCGGCGCGGGCTCGGTCAATTACTTCGGCTCGCCGTCCGTGAGCAAACAGATAAACGGCGTGGGCACGGTCAGCAAATCCGGCGATAAATGA
- a CDS encoding response regulator transcription factor, giving the protein MIRILIADPDPATRKALSLLLRRKLGVNGIVKVGDVESLIRTLADSPPDLLLLDWQLYGSPAPETCRLLQKAYPRLKIVLLSVNASDEAAAREAGADFIYKGAPPEELIATLTRFLRRDSIVTQTRRN; this is encoded by the coding sequence ATGATTCGCATCCTCATTGCAGATCCCGACCCCGCAACCCGCAAAGCCCTTTCCCTTTTGCTTCGCCGCAAACTGGGTGTGAACGGCATCGTCAAAGTGGGGGATGTGGAGTCATTGATCCGCACTCTGGCGGATTCGCCGCCCGATCTGCTTCTACTCGATTGGCAACTCTACGGCTCGCCCGCCCCCGAAACCTGCCGCCTGCTCCAGAAGGCGTATCCACGCCTGAAGATCGTTCTGCTCAGTGTGAATGCCAGTGACGAGGCTGCGGCAAGAGAGGCAGGCGCGGATTTCATCTATAAGGGCGCGCCGCCTGAAGAATTGATTGCAACGTTAACCAGGTTTTTGCGTAGGGACTCAATAGTCACCCAAACTCGAAGGAATTAA
- a CDS encoding response regulator transcription factor yields the protein MAIKILLVDDHAVVRSGLSKFLGVNKDLKLVGEASDGEEALQKVSLYKPDVVLMDLMMPGKDGVTATREIIQKYPQTKVIALTSFAEQNMVQGALQAGAIGYLQKNVTARELGNAIRSACQGRMTLSPEATQALANSVAQPQIAGEQLTDRERDVLKCMVDGLNNNEIAEALVVSLGTVKFHISNIFHKLGVDSRVEAVKAAIEQKLA from the coding sequence ATGGCCATCAAAATCCTTCTCGTGGATGACCATGCCGTGGTACGAAGCGGCCTGTCGAAATTTCTCGGCGTCAACAAGGACCTTAAACTGGTCGGCGAAGCGTCCGATGGGGAGGAAGCGCTGCAAAAGGTGTCGCTGTACAAACCCGATGTTGTTCTCATGGACCTGATGATGCCGGGCAAGGACGGCGTCACTGCCACGCGCGAGATCATTCAGAAATATCCGCAGACCAAGGTCATCGCGCTGACCAGTTTTGCCGAGCAGAACATGGTGCAGGGCGCATTGCAAGCCGGCGCCATTGGCTACTTGCAGAAGAATGTCACCGCCAGGGAATTGGGGAACGCCATCCGCTCCGCTTGCCAAGGCCGCATGACCCTCTCGCCCGAAGCCACACAAGCGCTGGCAAATTCCGTTGCCCAACCACAGATTGCAGGCGAACAGCTGACAGACCGGGAACGCGATGTGCTCAAATGCATGGTGGATGGACTCAACAACAATGAGATTGCCGAAGCGCTGGTCGTGAGTCTCGGCACGGTGAAATTCCATATCTCGAACATCTTTCACAAACTCGGCGTGGATAGCCGCGTGGAAGCCGTCAAGGCGGCGATCGAACAAAAGCTGGCCTGA
- a CDS encoding PAS domain S-box protein, with product MQNKLLTELQEAEAGFRAMFENSAIGIALVGLDGFPRMVNPAIVRMTGYSERELLDMPGLAMSYPEDRSLALAPMQELLEGKRNTFRSESRFVRKNGEIYWVRQTISAVTGQGGKPRELVIMVEDIDESKQATLALQESEARFRAMFDSAAIGIGMMDLKRRVIRGNLQARGLLGYSEDELRNLDVIEHTHPEDRDIDRILFLELISGERDSYQVEKRYKHKDGHWVWARSTLSAVKGFDGRPMYILALVEDISEHKRTLAELSESTERLRSSEARFRAMFDNAAVGMALMGMDRRILQINQATERITGYPLDELMTIDPTQLAHPDDRFLDNELFAKLTRGEIDRYQIEKRFIRKDGTLFWGRVTYTNVRNAGKKPEYLIGMIEDITEQKHTAERLAEQEAEYLLTLQKRVTERTHELEETNQRLHKEIEQRLKIEEELAENAADQAVTAERTRLARDLHDAVTQTLFSASLTAEVLPELWEVDVEEAKKSTEELRQLTRGALAEMRTLLLELRPATLTQTRLVDLIKQLCEAFIGRSRLPIKLTVEGESELPPEVQVAFYRVAQESLNNVFKYARATQVDVKLFVSPSSVHFETCDNGIGFDMAASKPTSLGMRIMHERAEAIGADLSISSTIGSGTCVEMTWNKNPNIKLRVL from the coding sequence ATGCAAAATAAATTGTTGACCGAGTTGCAGGAAGCTGAGGCGGGTTTCCGCGCCATGTTCGAAAATTCCGCCATTGGCATTGCGTTGGTGGGGTTGGACGGCTTCCCGCGCATGGTCAACCCGGCGATCGTCCGCATGACGGGGTACAGCGAGCGGGAGCTGCTCGATATGCCGGGTCTGGCAATGAGTTATCCCGAAGACCGCAGCCTTGCGCTCGCCCCCATGCAGGAATTGCTGGAGGGAAAACGCAATACCTTTCGATCCGAAAGCCGCTTCGTGCGCAAGAACGGCGAGATCTATTGGGTGCGGCAGACGATATCCGCAGTGACTGGGCAGGGAGGAAAACCGCGCGAGCTGGTCATTATGGTCGAGGATATCGATGAATCCAAACAAGCCACGCTGGCATTGCAGGAATCAGAAGCCCGTTTTCGCGCCATGTTCGACAGTGCGGCGATCGGCATTGGGATGATGGACCTGAAGCGGCGGGTCATTCGGGGAAATTTGCAAGCCAGGGGTCTGCTCGGTTACAGCGAAGACGAACTTCGGAATCTTGATGTGATCGAACATACCCATCCGGAAGACCGTGATATTGATCGGATATTGTTCTTGGAACTGATTTCTGGCGAACGCGATTCGTATCAGGTGGAAAAACGATACAAACATAAGGACGGCCACTGGGTTTGGGCTCGTTCGACACTTTCAGCGGTCAAGGGTTTCGACGGCCGTCCCATGTACATCCTTGCCCTGGTCGAGGATATCAGCGAACATAAGCGGACGCTTGCCGAATTGAGCGAATCGACCGAACGCCTGCGGTCATCGGAGGCGCGTTTCCGCGCCATGTTCGATAACGCAGCGGTCGGCATGGCGTTGATGGGCATGGATCGGAGAATATTGCAGATCAACCAGGCAACCGAGCGCATCACGGGCTACCCCCTGGATGAATTGATGACGATCGATCCCACCCAGTTGGCGCATCCCGATGACCGTTTTCTCGACAATGAATTGTTTGCGAAACTGACCCGGGGAGAGATCGACCGGTATCAAATTGAAAAAAGATTTATCCGCAAGGATGGCACCCTTTTCTGGGGTCGGGTGACATATACGAATGTCCGCAATGCCGGTAAAAAGCCCGAATATCTGATAGGCATGATCGAGGACATCACGGAACAAAAACATACAGCGGAACGATTGGCGGAACAGGAAGCGGAATATCTTCTCACCCTTCAAAAGCGGGTAACTGAACGAACGCACGAACTGGAGGAAACGAATCAACGATTGCACAAGGAGATCGAACAACGCCTTAAGATCGAAGAGGAGCTTGCCGAAAATGCCGCAGACCAGGCCGTGACCGCGGAACGGACCCGCCTTGCCCGGGACCTGCACGACGCAGTGACCCAAACATTGTTCTCTGCCAGCCTTACAGCGGAGGTACTGCCCGAGTTGTGGGAAGTGGATGTGGAGGAGGCGAAGAAGTCCACGGAGGAACTACGCCAGTTGACGCGCGGCGCTCTGGCTGAAATGCGGACGCTGCTTCTCGAACTACGTCCCGCCACACTGACCCAAACGCGGCTTGTCGATCTCATCAAGCAATTATGCGAAGCGTTCATCGGCCGTTCGCGGTTACCGATCAAATTGACCGTCGAAGGCGAGTCCGAACTCCCGCCGGAGGTGCAGGTCGCTTTTTATCGTGTAGCCCAGGAAAGTCTGAACAATGTGTTCAAATACGCGCGGGCAACCCAAGTGGATGTTAAATTATTCGTTTCACCCTCATCGGTGCATTTCGAAACCTGCGATAACGGCATCGGCTTCGACATGGCTGCCAGCAAACCGACCAGCCTCGGCATGCGCATCATGCACGAACGCGCTGAAGCCATCGGAGCCGACCTGTCCATCTCCAGCACCATCGGTTCGGGGACCTGCGTGGAAATGACCTGGAACAAGAATCCGAATATCAAATTGCGAGTTTTGTAA
- a CDS encoding diguanylate cyclase, which yields MKTNRKPVRTNREKQMGKPRFFEGILQASSDGILAVNLDNEVLFANERFVEMWRIPRELLKRKDDALLLESVLDQLSDPQEFLYKVRELYNSAVESFDTLYFKDGRIFERLSRPLLDGSGLQGRVWSFRDITERKRAEEETREAEERLELFFSQSLDGFFFMMLDEPLRWDDGTDKERALDYAFSHMRITRVNDAMLHQYGATKEQFLGLTPNDFFAHDPAQGKSVWRKFFNEGRLHIETDERRFDGTQMWIEGDYICMYDAAGRITGHFGIQREITDRKRIENALASSEAELRALFASMHDVVLVIDREGVYRKIGPTNPGLLVRPPAELLGKNLRDVFPSGEAELFRTVVERVLKTNQVAHIEYELLINSQPLWFEATISPLDADSTLWVAHDITHRKEIEEALRTAEANYRAIFEYATVGIYQSTPGGKSLKANPMMARIFGYDSPKDFIEGISSMEADYYVDPADRREFQRRITEEGEVHGLISENKRKDGGRIWTQESARAVRDSQGNILYYEGFVTDITSRRQAEEDLSRARDALEEANRELQDSLEREKRLSCTDGLTGLYNHRHFFELAAREFHAALRHRRPLSFLMFDMDDFKKVNDTLGHAAGDDLLSQVARAALSQVRASDVIARYGGDEFIALLPHASAQQALPVAERIRASVTSLRIEGMEKNPEITLSIGIAELVREPPDENVERVIQRADEALYAAKAQGRNRTVVYDA from the coding sequence ATGAAAACGAATCGCAAACCAGTGCGCACAAATCGCGAGAAGCAGATGGGAAAGCCCCGTTTCTTCGAAGGGATCCTGCAAGCCTCCTCGGACGGTATTCTTGCGGTGAACCTGGATAACGAAGTCCTGTTTGCCAATGAACGCTTCGTTGAGATGTGGCGCATCCCGCGGGAGTTGCTAAAGAGGAAGGACGATGCGCTTCTGCTCGAATCCGTTCTCGATCAATTGTCCGATCCGCAGGAGTTCCTCTACAAGGTGCGGGAATTGTACAACTCGGCGGTTGAGAGTTTCGACACGCTGTATTTCAAGGATGGCAGGATATTCGAGCGTTTGTCGCGCCCGCTTCTGGATGGATCCGGATTGCAGGGCAGGGTTTGGTCATTTCGTGACATCACCGAGCGCAAGCGGGCGGAGGAAGAAACAAGGGAGGCTGAGGAACGATTGGAACTTTTCTTCTCGCAATCCCTCGACGGCTTTTTCTTCATGATGCTGGACGAACCCCTGCGGTGGGATGACGGCACTGACAAAGAGCGCGCCCTCGACTATGCCTTCTCGCATATGCGCATCACCAGGGTCAACGATGCCATGCTCCATCAATATGGCGCAACCAAGGAACAGTTCCTCGGGCTGACCCCCAACGATTTCTTCGCCCACGATCCGGCGCAGGGAAAAAGCGTCTGGCGCAAGTTCTTCAATGAGGGGCGCCTGCATATTGAAACAGACGAACGCCGCTTCGATGGAACGCAGATGTGGATCGAGGGCGATTACATTTGTATGTACGACGCGGCTGGTCGCATCACCGGGCATTTCGGCATCCAGCGCGAGATCACGGACCGCAAACGGATCGAGAACGCGCTGGCGTCTTCGGAGGCGGAACTGCGCGCCTTGTTTGCCTCGATGCATGACGTGGTGCTGGTCATTGACCGGGAAGGGGTCTACCGCAAAATCGGTCCGACGAATCCCGGCTTACTGGTCCGCCCGCCCGCGGAACTGCTCGGGAAAAATCTACGGGACGTCTTTCCTTCGGGCGAAGCGGAACTTTTTCGCACAGTCGTGGAAAGGGTCCTGAAAACGAACCAGGTCGCGCACATCGAATACGAACTGCTCATCAACAGCCAGCCCTTGTGGTTTGAAGCCACCATCTCACCGCTGGATGCGGATAGCACGTTGTGGGTGGCGCACGACATCACACATCGCAAAGAAATAGAGGAGGCGCTGCGGACCGCCGAGGCGAATTATCGCGCCATTTTCGAATACGCAACCGTGGGCATATATCAATCCACACCCGGGGGGAAGTCCCTGAAAGCCAACCCGATGATGGCCCGCATCTTTGGCTACGATTCACCCAAGGATTTCATCGAAGGCATATCGAGCATGGAAGCGGATTATTACGTAGACCCGGCTGACCGGAGGGAATTCCAACGGCGGATTACAGAGGAGGGCGAGGTGCATGGGTTGATCAGCGAGAACAAACGCAAAGACGGCGGGCGGATCTGGACACAGGAAAGCGCCCGAGCAGTGAGGGATTCTCAGGGGAACATTTTATATTACGAAGGCTTTGTCACTGACATCACTTCGCGCAGGCAAGCCGAGGAGGATTTGAGTCGCGCAAGGGACGCGCTAGAAGAAGCCAACCGCGAACTGCAGGATTCACTAGAGCGCGAAAAACGTCTGTCTTGCACCGACGGATTGACCGGGCTGTACAATCACCGCCATTTTTTCGAACTCGCCGCGCGCGAATTTCATGCCGCTTTACGGCATAGACGCCCGCTCTCCTTCCTGATGTTCGACATGGACGACTTCAAAAAGGTCAACGACACGCTTGGGCACGCCGCGGGAGACGATCTGCTGTCGCAGGTGGCGCGCGCCGCCTTATCGCAAGTGCGCGCCTCCGATGTGATCGCGCGCTACGGCGGGGACGAATTCATCGCCCTGCTTCCCCACGCCAGCGCGCAACAGGCGCTTCCGGTCGCGGAGCGCATTCGTGCCAGCGTGACTTCCCTGCGCATCGAGGGGATGGAGAAGAATCCCGAGATCACACTGAGCATCGGCATCGCCGAGTTGGTGCGCGAACCGCCAGACGAGAACGTCGAGCGCGTCATCCAACGCGCAGACGAAGCGCTTTATGCCGCCAAAGCACAAGGGCGCAACCGGACTGTGGTCTACGATGCGTAA